The genomic stretch aagatACGTGTTCCCAAACTTTATGCAGGTAATCTGTAGGGTTATGTACGGGATCCACATGTGGCATTTCCTTCTTCCCGCAAAGCAGTGGAATCATATGGGTTCTGGATGCACTGGGTTGGCTATATTTAACGTGGGTGGATAGCGCCAATCTATTAGAATTCAAGGTGTTTATTCCATCTTTGTTTCCTCTTTCGATGATTGATTCTTGTTGCAACTTTGAACGATCTGTGAGCTGCAATACTTTGGTACTacgactttgaaataaataaggctGTGCACATCGTTTCGATGCAGAGGCTAGTGCTGAGATCCccttttcaaaataaataaatttcaTGGCATAATTCTCCTGTATTATTTGTCGGATTAATGGTCAAAATGAATaataaataagtccataaataaaTAAAGGAGGGCGGCAAAAAAAACGATGTCGACGACTGTGATGAAGTGTAATCCAAACATAGAGCTAGCCTTTTCAGATCCTGTCTCCCGGCACACCTCTCGCGCAGCGGGCACGATTGGCACGCGTGGGTAGTGGTCCAACTCGCATAGACGGGGCCCACGCAACAATTGCCAGGTAAGACAGTGTGGTCCAGGATTTTATAATCACGAAAGAGATCCCAGCGCCTTCCCTTTTGCGGCCGAGCACGCGCCTGGCGCCTGTCCCGCTGGGCGGGCCCATCACGTCAGTGAGAAGTTTTCGTAGTACGGATCGGCGGGTAAGGCGCGGCGGGCGGTGAGAAAAGAGCGGGGCTCATGGGTGCCAATTGGCTCTTCCTTTTGGCGTCAGCGTGGGCCCCGCCGCTGACGGGAATCCGCCCATGCAAGCGCGGCACGTCACGGGGCGCTTATTATTTGCGCATTGATCTCTCCTCTGCTCTGCTCTGCCGGTGTGTGGAGTAGTACTAGTGTGCTTTTGTTCCATCGTCGCATTGATTTCCCTGCTCCCGCATTTACCTGTCCCGCCATCGTATCTGATTCGCCAGCCCCTTCTCGCCGTGCTAGGCTCACTCCAACCATTGCACACCATTCTGAATCACTCCAGTACTCCCTCTCCCAACttagttaaaatttagatgtatataggaccgattcagtataaggatgATCTCCACAGGGGATCCACCTGCAAGGCTGACGTAGCGTGGCTGAAACATACATGGGTGCATATGTGGGATGGTTGTAAATTTTGTGCCATTCTTTTAAACGGAAGGCTCGAAATGAGCCCGGTTTTGAATTAACGAAAtcatcaaccggctaggagttacaACAGAAGTTACAACACACACGCGCCAAGCGCACAAAGAAATCCACAAAGAAGACAACACAGATAACGTCGAGCCGAAGCGCCAGCTTGATCCATGAGGAAGGAGCCTTGTCTTTTGCATCATGTCGTCACCTTAGATCTGAGTCTCTCAGATAGGAGATGGTGGCACCTCTGTGTCGTTGGGTTATCGTTTTGGGACACATGCTAGTTGCAGGGATCTGGTGGTGAAGCGGCATTGCATCTACCACATCGGCGATGGCGGGTTTCGGCGAACTGGCGCAGCCAGGTCTTGGTGCCAGATGTGTGATGATGGAGCTATTTGGCGTTGTGGCGGCATTCATGGCAGGCCTCGCAAGGGTCCTACCTTCAAACTACACCCTAGAGATGGGTTGGCAGAAGATGATAGGGGTGAGTGTCGGAGCCTACGCGTGAGGCACTATCTCACGAGTTAGCCAGGGAGCCGCGATGACCGTGGCCGCGACATAAGGCCCGTTTGACTCTGTCTATGTTAGTTGGTGTGCTTTCTAACCTTGTTTGGCGGCTTCCGTATGTATGATCATTGTAAGGATTTTTTCCTGTCTTTGTTGAGTAAATGAAATAAATCAAGGCCGTATGCATTttttcgatgcagaggctggtgtaattccccaattcaaaaacttcaGCATTTTGTGTTAAATACCTTAGTGTTTTCTGCGAAAACTTCAAAAGGAATATGTAGCGTTTTATAGTGGCTTTATGCTAACAACTCATACTTATTAGACAATGCTTCTTTGTGTACTTCAACTTTTCCTATCATTTCCACATCTAGGTTAATTAGAGTGGTTCACATTTATTTTATCAAATTATGGTACTTAAGTACTTTAGCAACTCGTGTGGTATTTACTAAAATCCATAACGAAGgtactaaaaaaaattaaaagagaAGAAGCTATTTTCAAGCCTCGAAGTATCATTCTTAACGCAGAAGCACAATGTACGAGTCGCCTTTTGGTGATCTACCGTTTTTTTGAGAATATGGTAAATTTCTATTGATGAGCCAACCCAAAAGCCAAACATGCATGTTAACACTGCAACGTCTCATATATCAACAAAAATAGTTTCCTACTTGGTTTTGTTTGGAGCAAAGGATTACCCCACCATCATAGCTTAAATGTAAACAAAAATCAACAAGATTAGATAAGCTACAATAAACTAATTGAGGACAGGAGGCAAGTTGGGGGATTGAATGAAATTGTTCTATGACTAGATTATAGGCCAAAAGCACGCATATCACACAATGTTATACTACCAAAAAGATTGACAAGCATTGGAATGTATAGAAATCACACACCGTGCAAAGAAAGAAATCGATCAGTATTATTGTTGACTCTGTTTGTATGTCAATGTTGAACAATATGTATTCCTCCAAATAAGAACAATAAGTATTCAGTTGAATGAACATAATTACATATCCTCAAAACAGGTTTTCGCCAACATAATAGTTACATGCATATCAAGATTGGAGGTACAAGGTATACCATAATCGACACTATGTACCACATATATTCAATCATAAGTATATGGCTCGATAAAAAGCATGTTGCTCAGCTTGTACAACTTCGAAATTGTACTACATATGGAATATTTGTCAGGTGACAGTGATATTATTATATTGGCCGTGAATTTTTTCTGTAATACACATCACAAACTTACAATGTGCTACGAAGATCATTGCAttgagagcaagtttaatagtagagccaactgctggctataagctaaatgtcatgtcatctatagtcaatcTAGAGCCagcatgtacaatagtgagctataaaagtttagtactttatcaatgcatgacccaccattcactctcacaaaatgcctaggagcacgtgctagagctggctcttgcatgagagcccactcatcttctctctcctcatctctctcctccaactaagcaacaatatattattttaatccttatagccaatcgactaggacttattgtacttgctcgaaTTGACCATCAAAGTTCATAATAAAGAGTGAGATCAAAACTCATACTAATTACGAAGTGAATGGAGAAAGCATATGTCAATAAATTAATAAAGAAGGCCGCATGCATGGATGCAGCATGGTCTCctttttgaaaaaagaaaaaaaagggtggACAAATATTTGTGCCTCGTTGCCTTGAGTAGACGTAGCAAATTGCACCCACTTATATCACTGCATTATCCAAGGCACCTGATCTCCACCCACATTGCACACCGTCCCTTTCTCGTTGCATATGTGAGGACTGAGGAGTTCGAGTTACCTCTATCCAAAAACACCGTTCACAAAATCCACCGGTTTGATACCACTTCCATCCATTGGTCCTTTCATGGCTTCTAAAAGTAGAAACCATCCGCCGTTGTGCACTCTCCAACCTCCGTTACATTTACACATATACTGCGCCAGAGCTCGCTAGCTAAGGTAGCTAGCTCCACTATATCAGTATACATCGCTCTCCTTTTCCCTTTCATCTCCTGTGTGAACCACAGGAACAACAACTCCCCTCCCTTGTAGCTCATAATTGCTAGATCGATCGCCTGGTCATGGAGAAGATACAGTGCGGCTCCAAGAGCAATGCTCACCGGAGCGCGACGGCCGGCGGGAGCGGTTCCAGCAAGAACAAGCGGAAGGCCGGCGGCGGGAAGGCGATCAAGCTGGTGTACATCGACAACCCGATGCGGGTATCGACCAGCGAGGCGGGCTTCCGCGCGCTCGTGCAGGAGCTCACCGGCCGCCACGCTGACCCTTCCAAGtacaccggcggaggcggcgccgtCGACGTCGACGAGAGCAGCGCGGGAAGCCCAGCCGGGCCGCAGATGGGCCCAGCACCGAGCCCTGGAAGCACGGCGGAGTCGTCGGAAGGCACCGCCGCGTGCAGCCAGGACGTCGTCCCGGCCGCGGCGGTCGGGTATGcgtacggcgacgaggaggaggacagctTCCCGGCGCAACTGATCGACAACAGGTACTCCGTCTTCTCGCCGCCGACGTTCCTCTACGGCTCGCACAACGAGTtgtgatcgatcgatcgatcgatctgtGATCCAGCAGAAACATGTACGTATTGCGCTTAATTGCACGAGGACTACTTGTATcatatgtgcatgtgtgtgttcatCCGTACTCCTAGCTAGGTAACTTTATTAGATCCTCTCCCAACTTCTGTACTACTGCTCCAAATTAAAATTGTATCGTGTACTACTGCTCCAAATCTGTTTATAGTACTCTTATGTGGCCAAAGTGAACTTTTCTGCTCTAGTGTGTACTGTATTTCGTTGGTGTGCCAGCTGATCTTTAAATTGATTGGTTGGGTATTTAACTAACTTGTGATGATTTGCAATGTTGACGGAAGTTATAATAAGTATTTGAAATCGGGAGGATCGGATTCTATTTTTGTTTGGGTATTGGTTTGAGATTTTATGCGCGGTGGAGCGACACTTGTACTACACAAGAGGATCGGCTACAAAGATCGCGCCTTGATACAAATCTCACTTTTCGCATGCATAGATAGCAGTGATATGTCAGTGTGTGCCATACTGTCATCTTGACATTGGCCTTGGCATCTACTCCTATTGGCTATCTATCTAGCTAGGGACTAAATCGATCCTAGCTATCATGTGTCTTCGCCCTGATTAGGCCCTCGATCCACGAAAGTTGTATTACGTGATGTAGAAACTTGAGTTCATAAATTAAGCATATGCTGCAAACATGATTTAACATAACTGGGATTTTAGCAGTATAAATGATGTCTTCGTTTTCGAACTGATTAGAAAATAGGCGTACCATCTTTTTAGCTCAAACCTCCTTAATattacctccgtttcaagaaataaggcgcatttgttttacgagctttttgtttaaccaagaattacttcaaatagataaagattatttgtatgaaattagtatcattcaaaagtgtttttcaatacgaatccaacgatactatatacatataatatatcaagattttgttgctcaatttttctgGTCAAAGCTCGTctttgcgccttattccttgaaatggaggttGTACATATTTTACTTAATACATATTTACGCTTGAATGGGCCATTTAGGCCACGCAGCGGAGCGGCATGATCTAATGGATGCTGCTGATTAGTGGTAATGAGGACCCACTAAATTAGTAGGCAAATTGCCCCGTTGAAACTTGTGGCATATTTCTCTTTGATCGGTTGTCTTTCTAACCTAGCATCACCAATTTTTATCATACAATAGATTGCAAAATGCAGTACTATTATAATTTATCTATTAACTTCGTTTGAGATTAATTGGCTAGCAAATGTTCAAGCTCTAGCTCGGTACGTATTAAGCATATTCTATAGGCTCTAGCTCGGTCCTTGCAGTTATATATGCtaatagcaattgggatatacatCATATGCTCTACCATCCAAAAAAAACCTCAGATATATACAAGTAATGATGCTCAGCCAGAGGGCGTCGTATAACTTAACAACATAGAGGTATATGTGTTCAAATCATTTAGTACTGCCTTCACTACAGGAAAAGAAGACGTTGCCGTGCGAAGCTTTGGACGGCCAAGAGGCCTATACGCACGGcaacggctttgccgtgcgtgcactcACGGCAAaggttgcacggcaaagccttcgACGGCAAagccacctttgccgtgcgcatgcaAGGAATGCACGGCaaatccctttgccgtgcgtcgccatCTCTGCCGTGCGCTGCCAACGCTGTCGTGCGctccctctttgccgtgcgctgccaactctgccgtgcgccactactttgccgtgcgccgaagtcctttgccgtgcgcccgatGTTGCCGTGCGTaacattctttgccgtgcgaagctttgccgtgcggccttgaTCTGCCACGCACGGGAAAGCCCCATACAGGCACGCCCCAGGAGCTCCCAGGAGAACAGGTGGGCGACACGtggctcctttgccgtgcgtgtgcacacggcaaagagaccaaaagtcctttgccgtgtgcacacacacggcaaagggccctgtttttttttcatttttttgctgttttttgcctattccctgcatttcaaatatagcaattgacaatatagcatatacaacatataatcttcaacataacatcaccaaacactacgggaacaccacaaatacatcaaccGCACATATTCATGCATACAAtgcattacatagagtccatagtccatccacacaagttacatagagtccatagtgcaatgtctattattacaatccattagaagcatacaatccgacaaagtgcaccaagaccatgccatcatccttgtcctcctccattgcttccgccggcctcatcgtcattgccttgtgacatataatctataagcaggttgatggaatgaacatttgcatttgcatattgaacacttgaacaagtacaagtagcgggttgggcacaagtgtaggaggactcaccgcggttcatgctccggatgatgttcatgttgttgacggtgataggtgtccccgggtccgagtgggcggtggcggcatccacggcatggagtaaggtggaggagcaggaagactccccggtggagaagtcgaaccgTCCGGCTCATCGCCCGACTCATCCGTGCTCGCCGTCGCTGCATCATCCGTCGCCGCCGTTGCATCTCGCCGCATCATCCGTGTCCGCTGCTCCCGGTACTCCGAATCCGCCGCTCCATCCGCGCCCTTTGCTCCCGGGCCGCTCGCTCCTTcgccgccatctcctcctacgttgtgttgccgcgatgtcattaacatttcaatggaaagcatgtaaaggaaatgtagaggcccgaggaagaacatacccgtaaccgctcgacgccTAGATCCgggcccgtggccggggctctatctcgggctggccgctcttacgaccacgacggatccggcggagagagggaaccttcgccgggtcgacgcacccgtcaccaaaccataggcggccatgcttcaagccttctcccgcaagcaccgcgacctcggggtcaaagtcctcggcctccgggTTGGCGTCCTCACCGTACTtccgcttgaacttggagacatacgacgtgcaccgggtctcggattgcgggttaacccacacggaccccaaAATAAACATCTGcaaggtatatgtgccaaagggtcccaatcttggttctccatgtgtatatgtactaaac from Lolium rigidum isolate FL_2022 chromosome 4, APGP_CSIRO_Lrig_0.1, whole genome shotgun sequence encodes the following:
- the LOC124650528 gene encoding uncharacterized protein LOC124650528, whose product is MEKIQCGSKSNAHRSATAGGSGSSKNKRKAGGGKAIKLVYIDNPMRVSTSEAGFRALVQELTGRHADPSKYTGGGGAVDVDESSAGSPAGPQMGPAPSPGSTAESSEGTAACSQDVVPAAAVGYAYGDEEEDSFPAQLIDNRYSVFSPPTFLYGSHNEL